The Thermomicrobiales bacterium DNA segment GTGAGTCCCTTGGGCATGAAGCGTCCTTTGGTTACCTGGGTTCAGTTCGATGTGTTGTTCGGAACGGTATCGTTCCCGACGATCCAACGCAATGGGATATCGTTGGGTTCGGTCGCTCGTTCGCGGTCGGCATGAGGGCGCTACGTGACAGCACTCGATTTCACAGCCCGGTTGCGCGCCTGGTCCTATCGGCGGCAGGGGCTCGACCATTCGCTGGCAGACCCCATGGCCGTGCTCGAGCGGCTCGTTGGGGTGTACAGCACCAATCCCAGTGGCGCGCTCTCGTTGCTGGCGCGGGTGCCCACGTTGTCGCCGGAGCACGCGCTGACTCTCGACAAGCAGGGAGGCGCTGTGCGCTTTCCGAACATGCACGGCTCGACGCATCTCATTCCGGTCGAGCTGGCCGGGATCGTGTTCGGGGCAACTCGGGAGAATCCAGAGCGTTTTGTGCCGCAGCTCCGTGCCGTAGGGCTCGATCTCGCTGCCTACCAGGCGCTGAAACCCGAACTACTCGACCGGTTGCGCCAGCCGGTCGACGCTCGCTCCATCAAGAAAACCCTGGGTCTGGGTCCGGCAGAGCTCCAGGTCGTGCGCACCATGGCGCGCGAGCTGCTGGTGCTCCGGATTGCAAACAGCGTGCGCGCCGATCAGCTCGCCTATGTGGCAACCGAAGCATGGCTCGGCCATACGATCACGCCACTCGATCGGGAGTTCGCCACCTCCCAGCTGGCCGAGCGGTACCTGCGCGGTTTCGGTCCAGCGCGCCGGCAAGACCTGGCATGGTGGATACCTGCATCCCAGACGCGCGTGCGGGAGTCTCTCGATGGGCTAGAGCTCGTCGAGGTCGCGCCCGATTGTCTCCTTCCTGCCGATCTGGAGGACGCGTTTTGGTCAACCGACGCGATCGATCCAGAGGAGATCCGGCTGTTGCCCAAATGGGATGCATGGGCCATGGGGTACGCGCCGGATGGCCGAGCGCGCATTGCCGACGAGGCGCATCTACCGCATGCCTATTCGACCACCGAGACATCGGCCAACAAAGCGTCCGGCGATGGCTGGCCAATCATCCTGCGCGGTGGCCGTGCGGTTGCCCGCTGGGAGTCCCGTTACGCTGGCAAGAACCTCGACGTTACGATCATGCCGTTTCCTGGAGAAACCATCGCTGAATCCTCGATTCGAACGGATTTCGAACGGATCACGTCGTTTCTTGGCTGCGGAGACCTCACGATCACCACCCTGTAGAGCACGAATCCATCCCTACTACCCGATCCGTCGTAGCGCAGGGACCTGTGCCCTGCGATCGCGCGGATGCGCGATAACCCACCGTGCCCACAGCCAAGCCTCAGCAAAGGCACGAAACGTTCATGTTCTCCGTTCGCGCATACCTCGCATAAGCGATTGGTAACGCGGGTTATCGGGCTGCGCCCGATCCGCAGGGCACAGAGTCCCTGCGCTACGACCGATTACCTGAGGGCGCGGCTCTTCGGCTAGACGACCTCTAGGTCATTCAATGTAGGCAACACCGGGAACGACGCGTGCGGATCGGCCTGGTACCAGAAGGCGGTGGAGGCGATGTCGTCCTGCAAGGGGAGGTAGCGGCGTTTGCCTTCCAGGGTCGAGCGCCAGCCGAGCGCCTGAATGGTGACGCGCAGCTCTTCCTTGAAGTGGATCGGGTCGGGGATGTGCCAGCGATACATGCCAAACCGTTGCTGGCTCTGGTAGAGCCCGTCCGGCTTGATCACCTGCGGCAGACCCAGGAACGGCGTCGAAAACGACCCATACTCCCCCAGCGGGTGCTCGAAGTTCCACGCGCCGCCGAAATAGTCCTCGGTGCCGGTTCCGCAGATGGTCGGCCAGTCGCGGTCGCCATCGAGATAGAACTTGATCTCCCCTTCGCCCCACCAGCCGTTGTTGTTCACACCCCAGGCAATGTAGGTGCCGACGTAGTGGCCCCGGCCGCGCACTCCGTCGAGCAGGGTATGCACTTCGCCATAGGGAAGCGGATTGTTCCGCCGCCATTGCGCGTGGAAATAGGCCTCGTCGTCGTCGATCGGTTTCAGCTCGTAGTCGATCGAGAAATAGAACGATCCCACCTCGTCGGGCGAGAGATTTTCCACGGTAATACGCGCCGATTTGCGGAAGGGCATCGGCCAATAGCTATTGAATCCGCCCGCCGGATTGACCGCCACCGGAATCGAGCTCACGTTGCAGCGCACACACCAGCCGGAGCAGAAGAAATCGCCCAGCGGCGTTTCCACCGATGGCGTTTCCTCGCCGTCCCAATACATACGCAGCACCAGCCGTCGCCAGTGGGTCGGATGCACGGTCAACCAGATATGCGTGATGGCGCCAGGCCCCTCGATCTCCGCCAGTGTCACTGTCTGATTTCCGCCGATGGCGATATATGGCGAAACCTTCCACCCCTGGCCCAGCTCACGCGCCGAAGCCGCCGCCAGGCCGTCGGTGGACATACCCCCCGCGCCGCGCGCGCCCGTCGGATTCTCCGGACTGATGCTGCGGCTCTCCGCGTTCGACAACCGGCTCACCTGTTCGAGCATCGATGTTTCTCCTCAACCCCTCTCGAATTCCAGCATCGGGATAGTACGGTTTTTGCACGCGGCAGGCAGCATGCAGTCGTCAGTTGTCAGTTGTCAGTTGTCAGTCGTTAGTCGTTGGGTGGGGGGCTGCACCTGGTGGACGCGGGGATGGCAGTACGCAGTCGTGGCCTGTCATGTCATGCCTGCTCGCGCGTTCCGCGCACTAGCGAGCGACCGCCAACTGGCGACTGACGACTGACTTCCAACGACTGCATAGAAAGGAGCCGTTCATGGCAAGATCGGCATTCCGTAGGTCATCGCCCTGCCGTTGCCTATTGCCTGTTGCTTAGTGCCTATTGCCTTTTGCCTGTTGCCTGTTGCCTGTTGCCTATTGCCCGTTGATGCCTACTGCCCGATCTCGAACCCGTACCCCGGCGTGAGATCGAAGGGATCGAAGATCACCGAATCGACCTGATAGACGCCGTTCACATTGGCAAAGACGAAGAGGTCGAGCACCGGTAACCCGTTGTTCACGAACGGATCGGTGTTGAGCACCAGCGCGCCGGTGCGGCCGTCGCCCAGATAGGCGATGGTGAGCACACCGTCGATGCTGGCTTCGGCGCCTTCTTCCCGGTCACCGGAGTTGACGAGCCGGTTGGCCACTTCCTCATCCAGCGCGTCGCCGGTGAGCGAGAGATCGATGCCATAGAACTCTGAAACCGCCGCTGGAGTCATGAGCGCAGCCACCGCCGGGCGATTGCCAGCATTGGTGCAGGCCCAGAAAAGGGTGAGCGTATCGAGCACACCGTCGATGGTGGCGGCGTCGGCCAGACCGGTAACCTCGAGCGCGTAGATTCCGGCGCTGGTGAGGTCGGGCGCCACCACGGGAATCGGAGTCGCCAGCGAGACCGCAAGGGAAGAGACGTCGACCGCGTCCACGGTGCATTCGTCGGGCGCAGGGGTGAACGGGTCGGAAACGACCCATGGGCGCAATTCCTCGGCCACGGCCGCGACAGGGGCTTCTTCCGCCACCGGGGTGGCGTCTTGCGCCACGGCGGGGGCGATCGAAAGGAACGCCGCCATCAATGCAATGGCAAGCGATGCGAGCGCTCGGGTGCGACTATTCATCCTCTGCTCCTTTCGCGAAATGGGGTAGCGCGCTCCGGTCCGGACGACATTCCGGCCGGTCGGGTTCAGGCGCCTTGGGTTGTTTCCGAAGATAATATCAGCCTGCAACAGTCTGTTGACGAAAATTCGTGTTCGGCGTTTCGGTAACGAAAGGTTCTCGTGTAGCGCGTCCTCAGGTTC contains these protein-coding regions:
- a CDS encoding glycoside hydrolase family 172 protein; the encoded protein is MLEQVSRLSNAESRSISPENPTGARGAGGMSTDGLAAASARELGQGWKVSPYIAIGGNQTVTLAEIEGPGAITHIWLTVHPTHWRRLVLRMYWDGEETPSVETPLGDFFCSGWCVRCNVSSIPVAVNPAGGFNSYWPMPFRKSARITVENLSPDEVGSFYFSIDYELKPIDDDEAYFHAQWRRNNPLPYGEVHTLLDGVRGRGHYVGTYIAWGVNNNGWWGEGEIKFYLDGDRDWPTICGTGTEDYFGGAWNFEHPLGEYGSFSTPFLGLPQVIKPDGLYQSQQRFGMYRWHIPDPIHFKEELRVTIQALGWRSTLEGKRRYLPLQDDIASTAFWYQADPHASFPVLPTLNDLEVV
- a CDS encoding crosslink repair DNA glycosylase YcaQ family protein, translating into MTALDFTARLRAWSYRRQGLDHSLADPMAVLERLVGVYSTNPSGALSLLARVPTLSPEHALTLDKQGGAVRFPNMHGSTHLIPVELAGIVFGATRENPERFVPQLRAVGLDLAAYQALKPELLDRLRQPVDARSIKKTLGLGPAELQVVRTMARELLVLRIANSVRADQLAYVATEAWLGHTITPLDREFATSQLAERYLRGFGPARRQDLAWWIPASQTRVRESLDGLELVEVAPDCLLPADLEDAFWSTDAIDPEEIRLLPKWDAWAMGYAPDGRARIADEAHLPHAYSTTETSANKASGDGWPIILRGGRAVARWESRYAGKNLDVTIMPFPGETIAESSIRTDFERITSFLGCGDLTITTL